TATGGTGGAAGAAAGGGCCATGGAAATTATAGAGAAAAATCAGATGCTGGTCAGGAAAACCGAAGAACTGAATTCAATTAATGCTTTGCTTGAAGAACATCAGCAACTTATTGAGAAACAAACGGAAGAGCTGAAGGTCCAACGGGATGAGCTTAAAAAGCTCAACTCTTCCAAGGACAAGCTTTTTTCCATTTTAGCTCATGATTTGCGCAGTCCGTTTAACTCCATACTTGGATTTTGCAGGTTGTTAATCGACAATTTAGACAACTATTCCCATGAGGAAATCCGAAAATATCTGCAGATTATTAACGATACCTCCAAACATACATTCGAATTGCTTGAGAATCTTCTTCAATGGTCACGTTCACAAAGGGGTACTATTAAATTCAATCCCGTTGAATTTGAAATAGGGCTGCTTGTTTTTGGCTGTTTGAAAATTTTGGATGAGCAGGCTTTAAAGAAACAAATAACTATTAAAGTGCATTTAACGGGAAAGGAAAAGCCGGTGAAAGTTGATCCCAACATGTTCAATGTCATTATCAGAAACCTGGTTTCTAATTCGATTAAATTTAGCTACCCGGGAAGCACAATTGATCTGACTTTGGATTACCAGGGAAATGAACTTCGTGTTTCCGTCGCTGATCAGGGAATTGGAATGTCTGATGAATTGATCAGTAAGATTTTTCATACAGATGTACCGGTTTCAAGGAAAGGTACTTCTGGTGAAGTTGGTTCAGGACTAGGAATATCGCTTTGTACTGATTTTATCTCCAGACACGGTGGAAAATACTGGGTGGTAAGCCAGGAAGGCAAGGGAACTATCTTCAATTTTACCATACCCTATATTTATAACGAACCCGTCAGTAAAGATTGACCATAGAATAATTCAACGTTTATTTGTGTTATACTGGTTCGGGATAATATTTATTCTTTTCTTTAAATTGGGGTATTTTAGGTATTTTTGATTTTTAAACTTCAAAGAAATATATCTGCTGTTTATGTTTGTTCGTTTAAACTATCTAAAATATCAGTTATTTAAGATCTTGGTTTTCCTGATTTATCCCTTTTACTGCCTGGATGTTTCTGCAGGAGAAGGCTTATGGGTACCTGTTTTGCTGAACAAATACAACATTGAAGAAATGCAGCAAAAAGGTTTTAAACTCTCGGCAGAAGACATCTACAGTATAAACCATGCCAGTATGAAAGATGCGGTTCCTATTTTTGGCCATGGATGCACAGGAGCTGTTATTTCGGATCAGGGGCTTCTTCTTACAAATTATCATTGCGGTGACGGGCAGATCAAATCTCTGAACAACGGCGCTCATCAATATCTGGCTGAAGGTTTCTGGGCATTTTCCCGGCAACAGGAATTGCCTTGTCCGGGGTTGTCTGTCACTTTTCTGGTCAGAATGGAAGATGTTACAAAGCAGGTGCTTTCCTTTGTCAATGACCAGA
Above is a genomic segment from Bacteroidota bacterium containing:
- a CDS encoding HAMP domain-containing sensor histidine kinase, with protein sequence GKKLVIIIQPPFWQTLLFKLFVLLLIAAAIIGLYKERLNCIKKKNVVLNRMVEERAMEIIEKNQMLVRKTEELNSINALLEEHQQLIEKQTEELKVQRDELKKLNSSKDKLFSILAHDLRSPFNSILGFCRLLIDNLDNYSHEEIRKYLQIINDTSKHTFELLENLLQWSRSQRGTIKFNPVEFEIGLLVFGCLKILDEQALKKQITIKVHLTGKEKPVKVDPNMFNVIIRNLVSNSIKFSYPGSTIDLTLDYQGNELRVSVADQGIGMSDELISKIFHTDVPVSRKGTSGEVGSGLGISLCTDFISRHGGKYWVVSQEGKGTIFNFTIPYIYNEPVSKD